In Saimiri boliviensis isolate mSaiBol1 chromosome 12, mSaiBol1.pri, whole genome shotgun sequence, one genomic interval encodes:
- the LOC120362565 gene encoding mitochondrial import receptor subunit TOM7 homolog: MVKLSKEAKQRLQQLFKEGQFATRWGFNPLVIYLGFKRGADPGMPEPTVLSLLWG, from the coding sequence ATGGTGAAGCTGAGCAAAGAGGccaagcagaggctgcagcagcTCTTCAAGGAGGGCCAGTTTGCTACGCGCTGGGGCTTCAACCCTCTTGTGATTTACCTGGGATTTAAGAGAGGTGCAGATCCTGGAATGCCTGAACCAACTGTTTTGAGCCTACTTTGGGGATAA